One Canis lupus baileyi chromosome 1, mCanLup2.hap1, whole genome shotgun sequence genomic window, CCCAAGCTGCCCCCCTCTCTGTACCCCCCCCACTTCTACCCCAACCCTCTGGCCAGTTCCCTGGGCCACCTGCCCTCggcaggggcgggggccgggggaggcCCTACAGCCTCGCCCCTACTGGCCGCAGCAGGGGAGGGCCTGGGCCCCGAGCGCCCCTCGGGCCTGGCAGCAGCCCCTCGCCTGGCACTGCCCGGAGCTGGGGGACCAGAGGCTGCGCTGGGCGGGAAGGATGACAGCGACTCGGAGCTGGAGATCACTGACGTCAGCGGCTGCAGCTCTGACAGCGAGGGCGACGATggcctccctgtgccccccaAGGCCAAGGCGAGCAAAGGGGGGCTCGGCAGCTGAACCAGTGTGGGGCGCCGGGGCGGCCGCCCGCGCAGCCTCTGCCGTGGCCTCTGGCCTGGTCTGCCCTCACCGTCGGAGGCCAGGACCAGCCCTCGGCCCCTCCCAGGACCAGGCACGTGGCTGCCCACCTCCTTCCCTAACCCCAGGTTGGGGGGGCTCGCCTCCCTCTCCAGAGGGGGAGGGAACGTGATGGCCTCCAGCCTCCTTCCCAGGCTCCAGTTTGAGGGGGGTCCCCGCCTGGCCCCACTCCCAAAGTGCAATATGGCGCCCAGCCTCTCCTGCCCGCCCCCCGTGCTGTGACCTGCGTGTTTGTGCGGCTGTGTCTCCCCTTGTGCCGGCCCCAGTCCTGACACCCTCCCCAAACAGGCCCCCTGGGGACAGGGAGCTCAGAGCAATAACCCcgcccccaacccccgcccaggagggccccctccccaccagctctccaccacccccaccagccaCCTCCAGAGAGtttactacaaaaataaaaaagtggaaaGGAGTGTGAGCCATGGGGGAGCCCGGCGTCACAGGTGACAGTGGGGGCTTGGgatgcaggggagggagggaggtcacCTGGGGTGTCACTGTCAAagcacaggaaggaaggaaaggagaactggagaaaggcgggggggggggggggggggggggatagacCCAGAAAGGTGATGCCAGAGAGTCACCGAGGATTCCAGAAGCCACTCCAGGGCCCTTACCCCATCCTCACAAACACAAACCTCTCCttagataatatatattaaaaaataaacctccaATTCAGGGTATAAAAACAGAGCAAAGGCACTTGGGGGTGGGGAATAGAAGGGTGCCCCCTCCAGGCAATACTGAGATGGCCTGGGGAATGGGAGAGGGTCACTGTGGTTCCCCCCTGCCGGAATGAAGCCCTGAGTCccccaagcagaaggcaggagagagagaaggccaAGGCCAATGGGAAGTTGGGGGAGGCAGTGATCCCAGCTGGGCCCCCCCAGGCATGGCCCCCCTGGCAGCCCGGTTCCCTCTCCTCGGACCCTTGGGGTTGGAGATGCTGCGGCAGCTGTGCTGTGCGGTGGCGGCGGGTGGCCCTCAGTCTTGCAAAAGGCCTGGGGGATGTAGGAgaaaggagatggggagagatgaagagaaacagggtaagggggaagggaggaggaggagagggggaggaccATGCAGAGAGGGCACAGAAGAGCCAAAGGAGGAGAGAGACTGGGAGGTGGAACCCTGAGATGCAGAGAGGCTAAGAGGGAGGGAGCCCCTGAGATGCCCACTCCAGTCCCTCCCCTCTGCGCAGAGCTTAGGGCCCTCTGGCTCTTACCTGCCTGGCCCAAGGAGCCTCAGGTACACCCAGGCTGGGGGGTGCTGTTCTCCCCAAGCTGAGACAGGAGGAGTCGCAGGTGACAAaattcctcctccacctcctggtGGGGGAGTCCTCCATGAGAGGGGTCCGTCTTCCAAATCAGCCccatcctcccctctgccctgcccctctctcccagGCCACCACCTCCAGCTGTTTCATGGTCTCCTCCAGGCTGAGCAGCTTTTCCCGAATTTCCTGGGTGTGGGTCTGTGTCGGGCTCAGGGGGCCACCCCCAGGGACCCCATCCCCTTCCTGGGGAGGCCCTGCCCCACTGTCTTCCTCCGAGGGAAACAGGAGCTGCTTCAGGGACAGCACTGGCAGGGACAAGgggacagagtgagaagcagggcTGGAAGGGGGGtgctgcagggggctgggggatgggaaGGGGGTGCTGAGGAGAGGTGAGGGGGCACAGAGGATGGAGGGCATCAAGGGAGAGCCAAAGGCTACAGGAGAAGAGGGGTCAGGGCCACGAGGGTGCAGGCGGGTGCAGACCTGGTACGCGCAGGGCCGGGGCAGGAGGGGAGTAGCAGCCCCTCGTGGGCAGTGCCAACCTACCTTTCTCAAGGGCCTTGGCAGCAAGCTGGCCCTCAGGGCGGGGCCTGCAGTAGGGCAGGAGGGTGCTGAGGATTCTCTCCGTCTGGCCTGGCAGGTAGGGGAGCGGACAGAGTGCTCAGTTCCTGCCTGGCCTCCTCGGGACGCCCTGCCCCCATTCTGCACCCCCTCAAAGGCTCACCGTCAGCTGGGGGCATCTCTCGGCCACCACCGTTGCCATTCTCTGAGCTGCTGAGCAGGGGTTCTCGGGTGCTGTGGGTAGGAAATACTGGGTGACCCCCCCCAGCCCcaagaagcagcagaaggagatggggtgggggggttgtccagagacagaaacagaagttGAAGCTGGGAGATGGGAGACACGGGGAGCCTGGACAGGGGCCAGATGAGCTGTGGTGGAGTggcacacacctgcacacacacccgtacacagacacagacagggCCAGAGCTCAGGTTCTGGAAACACACActctcccctggcccctcagccctCCAATGTCCTCCCTCACCTGCTTGGGCTGGGCCGGGGTTTGGGGCGAGAGGCGGGGGCAGGGACCTTCAAGGATCCAGCAGTTTCAGTGATGAGGGAACACCAGCTGGGGAGACAGGTCAGCCCCCAGGGCAGGCAGTCAGAGTCCCCAGATCCTGTGCCAGGGCCTCCCACCCCTGGCctgcccccagagccccaggggcCTGGGCTTCCTCTTCCACCCGAGTTTAGAACCCAGACCCCCCTCACTTCTTCCGTTCCGACACCGTCTGGGCCACGAGCTCATATATCTGGGCCTCCTGGTCCCAGGTAAAAAGGACATAGAAGGCTTTGTGAtctgcagggggagggagagggggctcAGAGCCAGGGTCACCCCGGTGTGCACTTCCCCTGAGCTGAGGCAGCCCCATGGTGGTGGCCTTAGGCTCCCCCAGCTCACCCCATCCCTCTCATGCATCCTCCAGAGGCTTCCCTCTCACCCTCTCACCCCCTAATCCATCAGTCAGCAAGTTCCCAGTCTggctctccctaaaaaaaaacccagagccACTGGTGTGGCCTCCTGGCAGCATGTCTGCAAGCCCCTCCTTACTGGGCTCCAgcctccacccctgctcccctAAGGTCAGGGTTGGCTGCTCCTCTGGGCAAACCCCTGGGGGGCTGCCCATCTCCTATCCTAAGATCCACAACCCTCCCGGCCCCCCGGCCGTGCCCAGCTCCAGGGCCCCTCTCACATTTTCCCACTCCTCCGCCTCTGCAGCTGCCTCCCGGTGCCAGAGTATGCCTTTGGGAGGGTCACCTCCCATTCCATGGGCAGGGGAAGACCCCGGGGCCACTGGGCAGGGCCTTACCGGTAGCCACCTCGCGGGTTATGGCGGAGGTGAGCCGCAGCACCGGCCGCAGCATGGTCTTGCCGTCGGGTGTGGGTGTCAGCGTCCGGCTGTGGGACTTGAGCAGCAGCCGATCGTCCTGGCgctggagcagcagcagcaggtcaTCCAGCAGCAGCACGTGTACCTCTGCGGAGCAAGgcctgtgctcagcagccacccccacccccagcatcccACCCCCAGGCTCCACTCACTGCCCAGCGCTCACCTACAGCCTTGTCCTTCGTCAGCCGCCACGTCAGCGGACCCTCGTAGATCAGCTTCTTTTTGGTGATGTCCAGgttctggaggcaggaaggagtCATGGTTGGCACAGGCGAGGGTGGGGCCGGGTGGGGCTGACCGTGGGGGCAGGACTGTAGGCGGGGGTCAGGATGGGCAAGCCGCAGAGAATGAGGGGGTTCAGGGCGAAGGGGTGGCTCTCACTCCCTGGGTGCATTATCAGAGATTCCCTGGGCAGGAGGGTCAGGGCTGGCTGAGGGCAGGCGGAGGctagggagaggaggggaggtcAGGGCAGGCAGGGGTCACCTTGAACTCGCTTAGCATGGGGTCGCTGCTCTGCCGCAGGAGGGACAAGTCCAGGCGCTTCTGATAATCCTTGAGCCgctggggcagggaagggagagtcAGGGGACACGCCGAGGGCTGGGCTTAACCCACAGTGACCCTGAGGGGGACACGCCGAGGACCGGGCCTGACCTCCAGAGAAGTGGCCCCAAGGTAGACAAGACAAGGGCCCGCCAATCTCCGCATGTGGACGCCCCACCAGCCTGGGCCCAGGATTTCGGCAGCACTTACCAGCAGGTCCTCCATGTCACGCACGGCTTGGTTAACATGGTGCAGAATTTCCCGGCAGCACTCAGCTGCCAGTTCTACTTTCTCCCGTTCTGCTGACTCTTCTGTGGCAAGGGAGAAACCAGCCCTGGTGAAACCCCAACCAGGAAGCTCCTGCTCCCACAACCACGGTTAGAGATGGGAGGGCCGGGGCCCAGCAGCTCTGGGGGCTGGCACCTGTGTTCTGCCCAATGCTCTGCAGGAGCAGGGGGTACTTGGTCAGACGCTGCATCTCCGTGGGGATCATATCCTTCAGCTGCAGGCGGCGGCACCGGGGGCGGCTCTCGGCCTCCTGGGGGCAGAGCGGTGCTGAGGTGGCCCATACCGGCCCGCCTCTGGGACTGTGACaccagccccttcctcccctggGACCCCGGGGCCCAGACCACCCCCTTACCTGCACAAAGGCACAGAACCGAGGATCCTTGCGCTGCTTGGCTTTGAGCTGCTCTAAGGCAAATGACTGGCGGCTGCAGAAGCGGGAGGAGATTTTCTGGAACCATTTGCCTTCGGCACCATCAAACTACAGCGAGATTCAGGCCAGGGAGGGTGTCTCAGGTGGGATTGGGAAGAGCATGGCCTCACATGGGAATAGCAGCCTAGACAGGAGGACAGGGTGAGGGGCCCAGACCCCTGGGTCTTGATGGGGGAGAGGCTTGACACCTGGCCTTCGGGGGCCTGGATTCCAGGTCcctggctgggaggaggggacctgagggggggcaggggctgggcgcCCTCACCCGGGCCAGCAGTACATCTCCGATCTCCTCAATGAGGCAGCCACTATCCTGCCTCCGCTTCATCAGTCGATCGAGGAACAGGGCTGTGGAGAGCATGAGGGAAGGGGGTGTTCCATCAGGGCCCAAGAGGTTGTCTGTAGAACTAACCAGCAGGTGGCAGAGGCTGGGCTGCAAGTGTGCCTGTCAGATCCTTGGGGCCAATGGGCTGTCCCCGCGACCCCCACCCCGGTGCCATGAGCTTGTTGATGTGCCCCCTGGAATGTGAGCTctgggggggctggggctgccccagggctAAAAAAGAAGCTGCCCATAGCAGGCACTCAAGGAGAAGGTGCTAGGCTCCAGGTTGAGCTGCCAAAAGCCTGGAGGAGGGAGCCCGTGGTGGGGTACACAGTGGGCCATGGCCCTGCACTCACAATGCACCTCGATGAGCTCATCCAGGCTGGGGAAGATGTTCTGTAGATCCTCCGTGGAGAAGAAGTTCCCTTCCAACATGGGCTGGTAGAAGAGGTCATGCAGCACCCGGAGCATGCGCACATGGGCAGCCTCTGTCACCAGTAGCTCTGTGGGGCCACCGAGCAGAAAGCATGGTTGCGGAGGGTGCAAACGATAGGGTGCAGTCTCAGAGGCTGGCTGGGGATGGGGGACAGGGATGGCTCTCTCTGGAT contains:
- the ARHGEF1 gene encoding rho guanine nucleotide exchange factor 1 isoform X1, which codes for MEADNVARGLAPGPPRPGLVPVSIIGAEDEDFENELETNTEEQNSQFQSLEQVKRRPAHLMALLQHVALQFEPGPLLCCLHADMLSSLGPKEAKKAFLDFCHCFLDKTAVLRVLVPPAVAFELDRTRPEVISEDLQRQFVQEVVQSQQAAVSRLLEDFRSKRLMGMTPWEQDLTQLEAWVGRDRASFEARERHLAERLLAHLEEMQHTISNDEEKSAAVVNAISLYMRHLGVRTKSGDKKSGMNFFRKKVMGNRRSDEPTKTKKGLSIFLDPARWNRGEPQASDFRHLKVETDAEKPGLTERKGGLGVPSRDRNVGAPGQDVPGVSLHPLPGDSPDREPGVDTPPELGDPPPQGPASLEPPGPSESTEEGPDTERRWKRLSGRLGRSESLRVSDRRRPSRGSLGAKGRGGGRSRSDVDMDPSSATAVLGPARRATPEPGDEGDPGRSGLELEPEEPPGWRELIPPGTLHSLPKSQVKRQEVISELLVTEAAHVRMLRVLHDLFYQPMLEGNFFSTEDLQNIFPSLDELIEVHSLFLDRLMKRRQDSGCLIEEIGDVLLARFDGAEGKWFQKISSRFCSRQSFALEQLKAKQRKDPRFCAFVQEAESRPRCRRLQLKDMIPTEMQRLTKYPLLLQSIGQNTEESAEREKVELAAECCREILHHVNQAVRDMEDLLRLKDYQKRLDLSLLRQSSDPMLSEFKNLDITKKKLIYEGPLTWRLTKDKAVEVHVLLLDDLLLLLQRQDDRLLLKSHSRTLTPTPDGKTMLRPVLRLTSAITREVATDHKAFYVLFTWDQEAQIYELVAQTVSERKNWCSLITETAGSLKVPAPASRPKPRPSPSSTREPLLSSSENGNGGGREMPPADGQTERILSTLLPYCRPRPEGQLAAKALEKGGGGGILSPATPPVSAWGEQHPPAWVYLRLLGPGRPFARLRATRRHRTAQLPQHLQPQGSEEREPGCQGGHAWGGPAGITASPNFPLALAFSLSCLLLGGLRASFRQGGTTVTLSHSPGHLSIAWRGHPSIPHPQVPLLCFYTLNWRFIF
- the ARHGEF1 gene encoding rho guanine nucleotide exchange factor 1 isoform X2; the protein is MEADNVARGLAPGPPRPGLVPVSIIGAEDEDFENELETNTEEQNSQFQSLEQVKRRPAHLMALLQHVALQFEPGPLLCCLHADMLSSLGPKEAKKAFLDFCHCFLDKTAVLRVLVPPAVAFELDRTRPEVISEDLQRQFVQEVVQSQQAAVSRLLEDFRSKRLMGMTPWEQDLTQLEAWVGRDRASFEARERHLAERLLAHLEEMQHTISNDEEKSAAVVNAISLYMRHLGVRTKSGDKKSGMNFFRKKVMGNRRSDEPTKTKKGLSIFLDPARWNRGEPQASDFRHLKVETDAEKPGLTERKGGLGVPSRDRNVGAPGQDVPGVSLHPLPGDSPDREPGVDTPPELGDPPPQGPASLEPPGPSESTEEGPDTERLSGRLGRSESLRVSDRRRPSRGSLGAKGRGGGRSRSDVDMDPSSATAVLGPARRATPEPGDEGDPGRSGLELEPEEPPGWRELIPPGTLHSLPKSQVKRQEVISELLVTEAAHVRMLRVLHDLFYQPMLEGNFFSTEDLQNIFPSLDELIEVHSLFLDRLMKRRQDSGCLIEEIGDVLLARFDGAEGKWFQKISSRFCSRQSFALEQLKAKQRKDPRFCAFVQEAESRPRCRRLQLKDMIPTEMQRLTKYPLLLQSIGQNTEESAEREKVELAAECCREILHHVNQAVRDMEDLLRLKDYQKRLDLSLLRQSSDPMLSEFKNLDITKKKLIYEGPLTWRLTKDKAVEVHVLLLDDLLLLLQRQDDRLLLKSHSRTLTPTPDGKTMLRPVLRLTSAITREVATDHKAFYVLFTWDQEAQIYELVAQTVSERKNWCSLITETAGSLKVPAPASRPKPRPSPSSTREPLLSSSENGNGGGREMPPADGQTERILSTLLPYCRPRPEGQLAAKALEKGGGGGILSPATPPVSAWGEQHPPAWVYLRLLGPGRPFARLRATRRHRTAQLPQHLQPQGSEEREPGCQGGHAWGGPAGITASPNFPLALAFSLSCLLLGGLRASFRQGGTTVTLSHSPGHLSIAWRGHPSIPHPQVPLLCFYTLNWRFIF
- the ARHGEF1 gene encoding rho guanine nucleotide exchange factor 1 isoform X3; this translates as MEADNVARGLAPGPPRPGLVPVSIIGAEDEDFENELETNTEEQNSQFQSLEQVKRRPAHLMALLQHVALQFEPGPLLCCLHADMLSSLGPKEAKKAFLDFCHCFLDKTAVLRVLVPPAVAFELDRTRPEVISEDLQRQFVQEVVQSQQAAVSRLLEDFRSKRLMGMTPWEQDLTQLEAWVGRDRASFEARERHLAERLLAHLEEMQHTISNDEEKSAAVVNAISLYMRHLGVRTKSGDKKSGMNFFRKKVMGNRRSDEPTKTKKGLSIFLDPARWNRGEPQASDFRHLKVETDAEKPGLTERKGGLGVPSRDRNVGAPGQDVPGVSLHPLPGDSPDREPGVDTPPELGDPPPQGPASLEPPGPSESTEEGPDTESPEPGDEGDPGRSGLELEPEEPPGWRELIPPGTLHSLPKSQVKRQEVISELLVTEAAHVRMLRVLHDLFYQPMLEGNFFSTEDLQNIFPSLDELIEVHSLFLDRLMKRRQDSGCLIEEIGDVLLARFDGAEGKWFQKISSRFCSRQSFALEQLKAKQRKDPRFCAFVQEAESRPRCRRLQLKDMIPTEMQRLTKYPLLLQSIGQNTEESAEREKVELAAECCREILHHVNQAVRDMEDLLRLKDYQKRLDLSLLRQSSDPMLSEFKNLDITKKKLIYEGPLTWRLTKDKAVEVHVLLLDDLLLLLQRQDDRLLLKSHSRTLTPTPDGKTMLRPVLRLTSAITREVATDHKAFYVLFTWDQEAQIYELVAQTVSERKNWCSLITETAGSLKVPAPASRPKPRPSPSSTREPLLSSSENGNGGGREMPPADGQTERILSTLLPYCRPRPEGQLAAKALEKGGGGGILSPATPPVSAWGEQHPPAWVYLRLLGPGRPFARLRATRRHRTAQLPQHLQPQGSEEREPGCQGGHAWGGPAGITASPNFPLALAFSLSCLLLGGLRASFRQGGTTVTLSHSPGHLSIAWRGHPSIPHPQVPLLCFYTLNWRFIF
- the ARHGEF1 gene encoding rho guanine nucleotide exchange factor 1 isoform X6, with the protein product MEADNVARGLAPGPPRPGLVPVSIIGAEDEDFENELETNTEEQNSQFQSLEQVKRRPAHLMALLQHVALQFEPGPLLCCLHADMLSSLGPKEAKKAFLDFCHCFLDKTAVLRVLVPPAVAFELDRTRPEVISEDLQRQFVQEVVQSQQAAVSRLLEDFRSKRLMGMTPWEQDLTQLEAWVGRDRASFEARERHLAERLLAHLEEMQHTISNDEEKSAAVVNAISLYMRHLGVRTKSGDKKSGMNFFRKKVMGNRRSDEPTKTKKGLSIFLDPARWNRGEPQASDFRHLKVETDAEKPGLTERKGGLGVPSRDRNVGAPGQDVPGVSLHPLPGDSPDREPGVDTPPELGDPPPQGPASLEPPGPSESTEEGPDTESPEPGDEGDPGRSGLELEPEEPPGWRELIPPGTLHSLPKSQVKRQEVISELLVTEAAHVRMLRVLHDLFYQPMLEGNFFSTEDLQNIFPSLDELIEVHSLFLDRLMKRRQDSGCLIEEIGDVLLARFDGAEGKWFQKISSRFCSRQSFALEQLKAKQRKDPRFCAFVQEAESRPRCRRLQLKDMIPTEMQRLTKYPLLLQSIGQNTEESAEREKVELAAECCREILHHVNQAVRDMEDLLRLKDYQKRLDLSLLRQSSDPMLSEFKNLDITKKKLIYEGPLTWRLTKDKAVEVHVLLLDDLLLLLQRQDDRLLLKSHSRTLTPTPDGKTMLRPVLRLTSAITREVATDHKAFYVLFTWDQEAQIYELVAQTVSERKNWCSLITETAGSLKVPAPASRPKPRPSPSSTREPLLSSSENGNGGGREMPPADGQTERILSTLLPYCRPRPEGQLAAKALEKVLSLKQLLFPSEEDSGAGPPQEGDGVPGGGPLSPTQTHTQEIREKLLSLEETMKQLEEVEEEFCHLRLLLSQLGENSTPQPGCT
- the ARHGEF1 gene encoding rho guanine nucleotide exchange factor 1 isoform X5, which gives rise to MEADNVARGLAPGPPRPGLVPVSIIGAEDEDFENELETNTEEQNSQFQSLEQVKRRPAHLMALLQHVALQFEPGPLLCCLHADMLSSLGPKEAKKAFLDFCHCFLDKTAVLRVLVPPAVAFELDRTRPEVISEDLQRQFVQEVVQSQQAAVSRLLEDFRSKRLMGMTPWEQDLTQLEAWVGRDRASFEARERHLAERLLAHLEEMQHTISNDEEKSAAVVNAISLYMRHLGVRTKSGDKKSGMNFFRKKVMGNRRSDEPTKTKKGLSIFLDPARWNRGEPQASDFRHLKVETDAEKPGLTERKGGLGVPSRDRNVGAPGQDVPGVSLHPLPGDSPDREPGVDTPPELGDPPPQGPASLEPPGPSESTEEGPDTERLSGRLGRSESLRVSDRRRPSRGSLGAKGRGGGRSRSDVDMDPSSATAVLGPARRATPEPGDEGDPGRSGLELEPEEPPGWRELIPPGTLHSLPKSQVKRQEVISELLVTEAAHVRMLRVLHDLFYQPMLEGNFFSTEDLQNIFPSLDELIEVHSLFLDRLMKRRQDSGCLIEEIGDVLLARFDGAEGKWFQKISSRFCSRQSFALEQLKAKQRKDPRFCAFVQEAESRPRCRRLQLKDMIPTEMQRLTKYPLLLQSIGQNTEESAEREKVELAAECCREILHHVNQAVRDMEDLLRLKDYQKRLDLSLLRQSSDPMLSEFKNLDITKKKLIYEGPLTWRLTKDKAVEVHVLLLDDLLLLLQRQDDRLLLKSHSRTLTPTPDGKTMLRPVLRLTSAITREVATDHKAFYVLFTWDQEAQIYELVAQTVSERKNWCSLITETAGSLKVPAPASRPKPRPSPSSTREPLLSSSENGNGGGREMPPADGQTERILSTLLPYCRPRPEGQLAAKALEKVLSLKQLLFPSEEDSGAGPPQEGDGVPGGGPLSPTQTHTQEIREKLLSLEETMKQLEEVEEEFCHLRLLLSQLGENSTPQPGCT
- the ARHGEF1 gene encoding rho guanine nucleotide exchange factor 1 isoform X4 gives rise to the protein MEADNVARGLAPGPPRPGLVPVSIIGAEDEDFENELETNTEEQNSQFQSLEQVKRRPAHLMALLQHVALQFEPGPLLCCLHADMLSSLGPKEAKKAFLDFCHCFLDKTAVLRVLVPPAVAFELDRTRPEVISEDLQRQFVQEVVQSQQAAVSRLLEDFRSKRLMGMTPWEQDLTQLEAWVGRDRASFEARERHLAERLLAHLEEMQHTISNDEEKSAAVVNAISLYMRHLGVRTKSGDKKSGMNFFRKKVMGNRRSDEPTKTKKGLSIFLDPARWNRGEPQASDFRHLKVETDAEKPGLTERKGGLGVPSRDRNVGAPGQDVPGVSLHPLPGDSPDREPGVDTPPELGDPPPQGPASLEPPGPSESTEEGPDTERRWKRLSGRLGRSESLRVSDRRRPSRGSLGAKGRGGGRSRSDVDMDPSSATAVLGPARRATPEPGDEGDPGRSGLELEPEEPPGWRELIPPGTLHSLPKSQVKRQEVISELLVTEAAHVRMLRVLHDLFYQPMLEGNFFSTEDLQNIFPSLDELIEVHSLFLDRLMKRRQDSGCLIEEIGDVLLARFDGAEGKWFQKISSRFCSRQSFALEQLKAKQRKDPRFCAFVQEAESRPRCRRLQLKDMIPTEMQRLTKYPLLLQSIGQNTEESAEREKVELAAECCREILHHVNQAVRDMEDLLRLKDYQKRLDLSLLRQSSDPMLSEFKNLDITKKKLIYEGPLTWRLTKDKAVEVHVLLLDDLLLLLQRQDDRLLLKSHSRTLTPTPDGKTMLRPVLRLTSAITREVATDHKAFYVLFTWDQEAQIYELVAQTVSERKNWCSLITETAGSLKVPAPASRPKPRPSPSSTREPLLSSSENGNGGGREMPPADGQTERILSTLLPYCRPRPEGQLAAKALEKVLSLKQLLFPSEEDSGAGPPQEGDGVPGGGPLSPTQTHTQEIREKLLSLEETMKQLEEVEEEFCHLRLLLSQLGENSTPQPGCT